One part of the Sphingopyxis sp. PAMC25046 genome encodes these proteins:
- a CDS encoding NAD(P) transhydrogenase subunit alpha: MRIAVLKELVAGETRVAATPETVKKFIGLGAELAVESGAGEQASIADADYSAAGASVGSRADVLKGANIILGVQGPDPASLSGFADGAWLAAGLNPFGERERVDGYAKLGIEALAMEFMPRITRAQSMDILSSQANLAGYKAVLMAANAYGRAFPMMMTAAGTVSAAKAFVMGVGVAGLQAIATARRLGAQVSATDVRAATKEQILSLGAKPIFVESVAGIEGEGAGGYATEMSDEYKAAQAELVSSHIAKQDIVITTALIPGRPAPRLISDAQLATMRSGSVIVDMAAESGGNVEGSVPGEAKKIHGVTVIGAKNIAALMPADTSALFSRNLFNFLSAFWDKEAGKPVLDEEIGNAVRLTQGGKVVNERLLG; this comes from the coding sequence ATGCGCATCGCCGTATTGAAGGAGCTCGTCGCCGGCGAGACCCGCGTCGCCGCAACCCCCGAAACCGTGAAGAAATTCATCGGTCTGGGCGCCGAACTTGCCGTCGAGTCGGGGGCGGGCGAACAGGCCTCGATCGCCGATGCCGATTATAGCGCCGCGGGCGCGAGCGTCGGCAGCCGCGCCGATGTGCTCAAGGGCGCGAACATCATCCTCGGCGTGCAGGGGCCCGATCCGGCGAGCCTGTCGGGCTTTGCCGATGGGGCATGGCTCGCGGCGGGGCTCAACCCGTTCGGCGAGCGCGAACGCGTCGATGGCTATGCCAAACTCGGGATCGAGGCGCTGGCGATGGAATTCATGCCGCGCATCACGCGCGCGCAGTCGATGGACATTCTTTCCAGCCAGGCGAATCTCGCGGGCTACAAGGCGGTGCTGATGGCGGCGAACGCCTATGGCCGCGCCTTTCCGATGATGATGACCGCCGCGGGCACCGTCAGCGCCGCCAAGGCGTTCGTGATGGGCGTCGGCGTCGCGGGACTTCAGGCGATCGCGACCGCGCGGCGCCTCGGCGCCCAGGTCAGTGCGACCGACGTGCGCGCGGCGACCAAGGAACAGATTCTTTCGCTCGGCGCCAAGCCGATCTTTGTCGAGAGCGTCGCGGGGATCGAGGGCGAGGGCGCGGGCGGCTATGCCACCGAAATGTCCGACGAATATAAGGCGGCGCAGGCCGAGCTCGTCTCGTCGCACATCGCCAAGCAGGACATCGTCATCACGACAGCGCTGATCCCGGGGCGCCCCGCGCCGCGGCTGATTTCGGATGCGCAGCTCGCGACGATGCGCAGCGGCAGCGTGATCGTCGACATGGCGGCCGAAAGCGGCGGCAATGTCGAGGGCTCGGTGCCCGGCGAAGCGAAGAAGATTCACGGCGTCACCGTGATCGGCGCGAAGAATATCGCCGCGCTGATGCCCGCCGACACGAGCGCGCTGTTCAGCCGCAACCTTTTCAACTTCCTCTCCGCCTTTTGGGACAAGGAAGCGGGCAAGCCCGTGCTCGACGAGGAAATCGGCAATGCCGTCCGCCTGACGCAGGGCGGCAAGGTCGTCAACGAGCGGCTGCTGGGATAA
- the thiD gene encoding bifunctional hydroxymethylpyrimidine kinase/phosphomethylpyrimidine kinase — MTARVLIVAGSDSGGGAGIQADIKAVTMLGGHAMTAITAITAQNTLGVQGVHPVPTDMVLAQIDSVASDIGVDAIKIGMIGGAETATAVAERLSRPDLAQAALVFDPVMIASSGSVLADAATIAAFKALLDRAMVATPNLPELEALGGEEAVLAHGCSLLVKGGHAEGETVTDRLLETGEGEVARWEAPRIDTPHSHGTGCTLASAIATGLAQGMPLEPAIARARDFVRLSLHGAPGLGAGHGPMGQQYVRNDGLFTGPALNQITVPATDYAVSIAFYKQLGLTQIVDSPDNGYARFEAANGVTLSIHAGDGAAGGATTYLESGALDAWVAYLARRGVRFDQMPKDEEWGWREARLTDPAGNRLCLYQAAEYRRYPPWRIS, encoded by the coding sequence GTGACCGCACGCGTTCTGATTGTCGCCGGATCGGATAGCGGCGGCGGCGCGGGCATCCAGGCCGATATCAAGGCGGTCACGATGCTCGGCGGCCATGCGATGACCGCGATTACTGCGATCACCGCGCAAAATACGCTGGGCGTGCAGGGCGTCCATCCCGTTCCGACCGACATGGTGCTTGCGCAGATCGACAGCGTTGCGTCGGACATCGGCGTCGATGCGATCAAGATCGGCATGATCGGCGGCGCCGAAACGGCGACAGCGGTGGCCGAGCGGCTGTCGCGGCCCGACCTCGCGCAAGCGGCGCTGGTGTTCGATCCGGTGATGATCGCGTCGAGCGGGTCGGTGCTCGCCGACGCCGCGACGATCGCAGCGTTCAAGGCCTTGCTCGATCGCGCGATGGTCGCGACGCCGAACCTGCCCGAACTCGAAGCGCTGGGCGGCGAGGAGGCGGTGCTCGCGCACGGCTGTTCGCTGCTCGTCAAGGGCGGCCATGCCGAGGGCGAAACCGTGACCGACCGCCTGCTCGAAACGGGCGAAGGCGAGGTCGCGCGCTGGGAAGCGCCGCGGATCGACACGCCGCACAGCCACGGCACCGGCTGCACTCTCGCCAGCGCGATCGCAACCGGGCTGGCACAGGGCATGCCGCTGGAACCCGCGATCGCGCGCGCGCGCGATTTCGTGCGGCTGTCGCTGCATGGCGCGCCGGGGCTGGGCGCGGGGCATGGCCCGATGGGGCAGCAATATGTGCGCAACGACGGGCTGTTCACCGGGCCGGCGCTCAATCAGATCACCGTGCCCGCGACCGATTATGCGGTGTCGATCGCTTTCTACAAGCAACTCGGGCTGACCCAGATCGTCGATAGCCCGGACAATGGCTATGCGCGTTTCGAGGCGGCGAACGGCGTCACCCTATCGATCCATGCCGGCGACGGCGCGGCGGGCGGCGCGACGACCTATCTGGAGAGCGGCGCGCTCGATGCGTGGGTCGCCTATCTCGCGCGGCGCGGGGTGCGTTTCGACCAGATGCCGAAGGACGAGGAGTGGGGCTGGCGCGAGGCGCGGCTGACCGACCCGGCGGGCAACCGGCTGTGTCTGTATCAGGCGGCCGAATATCGGCGTTACCCGCCGTGGCGGATTTCATGA
- the glmM gene encoding phosphoglucosamine mutase: MRKFFGTDGIRGLTNRAPMTAEVAMRVGMAAGAHFLRGDHKHRVVIGKDTRLSGYMLENALVAGFTSVGMDVVQVGPMPTPAIAMLTRSMRADLGVMISASHNPYQDNGIKLFGPDGYKLSDEDEAQIEHLLTVEPRLADAAHIGRAKRIDDARGRYIHAVKQSLPESVRLDGLRIVLDCANGAAYNSAPTVFWELGADVVAIGVEPNGTNINDKCGSTAPAMLQETVVASGADIGIALDGDADRLIVVDEKGTIIDGDQIMGLIGASWARQGRLKGGGVVATVMSNLGLERFLEGEGLRLERTKVGDRYVLERMKEGGFNVGGEQSGHMILSDHATTGDGTLAALQVLAELVAAGKPASELLHRFDPVPQLLKNVRFAGGKPLEHKDVVAAIAEGEATLNGRGRLVIRPSGTEPLIRVMAEGDDAGQVEQVVDMICDAVRAAAA, encoded by the coding sequence ATGCGCAAGTTTTTCGGAACCGACGGGATTCGCGGCCTGACCAACCGGGCCCCGATGACGGCGGAGGTCGCGATGCGCGTCGGCATGGCGGCGGGCGCGCATTTCCTGCGCGGCGACCACAAGCATCGCGTCGTGATCGGCAAGGACACGCGATTGTCGGGCTATATGCTCGAAAACGCGCTCGTTGCGGGCTTTACCAGCGTCGGCATGGATGTCGTCCAGGTCGGCCCGATGCCGACGCCGGCGATCGCGATGCTCACGCGCTCGATGCGCGCCGACCTGGGCGTGATGATCTCCGCGAGCCACAATCCCTATCAGGACAACGGGATCAAGCTGTTCGGCCCCGACGGATATAAATTGTCCGACGAGGATGAGGCGCAGATCGAGCACCTGCTCACCGTCGAGCCGAGGCTGGCCGATGCGGCGCATATCGGCCGCGCCAAGCGCATCGACGACGCGCGCGGGCGCTATATCCACGCGGTGAAACAGAGCCTGCCCGAATCGGTGCGTCTCGACGGCCTGCGTATCGTGCTCGATTGCGCCAACGGCGCGGCGTACAACAGCGCGCCGACGGTGTTCTGGGAGCTGGGGGCCGACGTCGTCGCGATCGGAGTCGAACCCAATGGCACCAACATCAACGACAAATGCGGATCGACCGCGCCGGCGATGCTGCAGGAAACGGTCGTCGCGAGCGGCGCCGATATCGGCATCGCGCTCGACGGCGATGCCGACCGGCTGATCGTGGTCGACGAAAAGGGAACGATCATCGACGGCGACCAGATCATGGGACTGATCGGTGCGAGCTGGGCGCGGCAGGGGCGGCTGAAGGGCGGCGGCGTCGTCGCAACGGTGATGTCGAACCTCGGCCTCGAACGTTTTCTGGAGGGCGAAGGGCTGCGGCTTGAGCGCACGAAGGTCGGCGATCGCTATGTCCTCGAACGGATGAAGGAAGGCGGCTTCAACGTCGGCGGCGAGCAGTCGGGCCACATGATCCTGTCGGACCATGCGACGACCGGCGACGGCACGCTCGCGGCACTGCAGGTGCTCGCCGAACTCGTCGCGGCCGGGAAGCCCGCGAGCGAGCTGCTTCACCGGTTCGACCCGGTGCCGCAGCTTCTGAAGAATGTCCGCTTTGCGGGCGGCAAGCCGCTTGAGCACAAGGATGTCGTTGCGGCGATCGCCGAAGGCGAGGCTACGCTCAACGGGCGCGGACGTCTGGTCATCCGTCCGTCGGGTACCGAACCCTTGATCCGCGTGATGGCGGAGGGCGACGACGCGGGGCAGGTGGAGCAGGTCGTCGACATGATCTGCGACGCGGTGCGCGCGGCGGCGGCCTGA
- a CDS encoding sigma-54 dependent transcriptional regulator — protein sequence MTSTRDTRTVMIVDSEPAQQRFLSALASRGGWRSVVAPDTDTALAKLGTQEGMALDAVLVDQGAPGMDIAEFVAELRRWRPALPLVVITMRNGVEVAVGAMRAGASDFVQKPIAPDRLLEALDRVVSTSGPQGELRPLTEKLRAPLAFEEIIGSSPNFRSALAIAAKAARARVPVMINGKPGTGKEVFARAIHSASPRARGQLVMVDCSAVSPGLIGSGLFGHERGAFPGAFDRQVGRLVQADGGSIIIDHVECIPLETQAKLVEFLNSGEVQMIGGSIRQSVDVRIIATSASPLDKLIEAGHFREDLFYALSSAQLTLPSLSERRGDVGPLARHLLARIGGLPGMGPIGVTDDALRLLAAYAWPGNVRQLQDVLFRAAVESATDVLTSADFRAIEAALGGGVSSDGEVAINGEAIGVTLYLPDGNLRPLEEIEADVIRLAIGHYRGRMSEVARRLGIGRSTLYRKLSDLGIDTAA from the coding sequence ATGACTAGCACGCGCGACACGCGAACGGTGATGATCGTCGACAGCGAGCCTGCCCAGCAGCGCTTCCTTTCGGCGCTGGCGTCGCGCGGCGGCTGGCGAAGCGTCGTCGCGCCCGACACCGATACCGCGCTCGCCAAGCTCGGCACGCAGGAAGGCATGGCACTCGATGCGGTGCTCGTCGATCAGGGCGCTCCGGGCATGGATATCGCCGAATTCGTCGCCGAACTGCGCCGCTGGCGCCCCGCGCTGCCGCTCGTCGTCATCACGATGCGTAACGGGGTCGAGGTCGCGGTCGGCGCGATGCGCGCCGGGGCGAGCGACTTCGTCCAGAAACCGATCGCGCCCGACCGATTGCTCGAGGCGCTCGACCGCGTCGTATCGACCAGTGGTCCGCAGGGGGAGCTTCGCCCGCTCACCGAAAAGCTGCGCGCGCCGCTCGCCTTCGAAGAAATCATCGGGTCGAGCCCCAATTTCCGCAGCGCGCTCGCGATCGCCGCGAAGGCGGCGCGCGCCCGCGTGCCGGTGATGATCAACGGCAAGCCCGGTACCGGCAAGGAAGTCTTCGCGCGCGCGATCCACAGCGCGAGTCCGCGTGCGCGCGGGCAGCTCGTGATGGTCGATTGCTCGGCGGTCTCGCCAGGCCTGATCGGCTCGGGACTGTTCGGCCACGAACGCGGTGCCTTTCCGGGCGCGTTCGACCGTCAGGTCGGCCGCCTCGTGCAGGCCGACGGCGGCAGCATCATCATCGACCATGTCGAGTGCATCCCGCTCGAAACGCAGGCGAAGCTCGTCGAATTCCTGAACTCGGGCGAAGTTCAGATGATCGGCGGCTCTATCCGCCAGAGCGTCGACGTGCGAATCATCGCGACGAGCGCAAGCCCGCTCGACAAGCTGATCGAGGCCGGGCACTTCCGCGAAGATCTGTTCTACGCGCTGTCGAGCGCGCAGCTCACCCTGCCCTCGCTTTCGGAGCGCCGCGGCGACGTCGGCCCGCTCGCGCGTCACCTGCTAGCACGCATCGGCGGCCTTCCCGGAATGGGACCGATCGGCGTCACCGACGACGCGTTGCGCCTGCTCGCCGCCTATGCCTGGCCGGGGAATGTCCGCCAATTGCAGGACGTGCTGTTCCGCGCCGCGGTCGAGAGCGCGACCGACGTGCTGACCAGTGCCGATTTCCGCGCGATCGAGGCCGCGCTCGGCGGCGGCGTGAGCAGCGACGGCGAGGTCGCGATCAACGGCGAGGCGATCGGCGTCACCCTCTATCTGCCCGACGGCAATTTGCGTCCACTCGAGGAGATCGAAGCCGACGTCATCCGCCTCGCGATCGGCCACTACCGCGGCCGCATGAGCGAAGTCGCCCGCCGCCTCGGCATCGGCCGCTCGACGCTCTACCGCAAGCTGAGCGATCTCGGGATCGATACCGCAGCCTGA
- a CDS encoding ribonuclease HII, whose translation MIVGVDEAGRGPLAGPVVAAAVLLCEGGITGLDDSKKLTAKRRGELEIEIKARCRWGVGEASVVEIDRINILQATFLAMTRAVEALGFDPHEVLVDGNRLPKWRYSARAIIGGDALHPCISAASILAKEHRDRFMVAAARDYPGFGWETNMGYGTAYHLAALRQHGPTPHHRTSFAPVAQMQLV comes from the coding sequence ATGATCGTCGGGGTCGACGAAGCCGGGCGCGGTCCGCTCGCGGGCCCGGTGGTCGCGGCGGCGGTGCTGCTCTGCGAAGGCGGGATTACCGGGCTCGACGATTCCAAAAAGCTGACCGCAAAGCGCCGCGGCGAGCTGGAGATCGAGATCAAGGCGCGCTGCCGCTGGGGCGTCGGCGAGGCGAGCGTCGTCGAGATCGACCGGATCAACATATTGCAGGCGACGTTCCTCGCGATGACGCGCGCGGTCGAGGCGCTGGGGTTCGATCCGCATGAGGTGCTGGTCGACGGCAACCGGCTGCCCAAATGGCGCTACAGCGCGCGCGCGATCATCGGCGGCGACGCACTGCATCCGTGCATCTCGGCGGCGAGCATCCTTGCGAAGGAACATCGCGACCGCTTCATGGTCGCGGCGGCGCGTGACTATCCCGGCTTTGGCTGGGAGACCAATATGGGCTATGGCACGGCATATCATCTCGCGGCGCTGCGTCAGCATGGCCCCACGCCGCACCATCGGACCAGCTTCGCTCCGGTCGCACAAATGCAGCTGGTCTGA
- the folP gene encoding dihydropteroate synthase, translating to MFQPLTKSGLGKTWEDARVYLRPTCFVDRPHELDEHCLRIADTMVWFAAWHVSLRDDGAVKSAIVPVAELDGWIAAMPDRLAEAATAQRAGVARPRGNLQLGERTVRLGEPQLMGILNVTPDSFSDGGKHVDAAAAAEAGFAMGAAGAAIIDVGGESTRPGAPLIWEGDEIKRIEGVVAALGKGGVAVSIDTRKAAVMEAALAAGAHIVNDISALRYDDRAMEVVVRAGCPVVLMHAPSAKSDPHEGGNYAHVLYDVYDMLAERVAACVAAGIDRAKIIVDPGLGFGKGVGDNLALINGLALFHTLGCPILFGASRKRMIGALDNEAPADQRLGGTVALHYQAATHGAQLLRVHDIAENRQALRIWRGLRDAALTA from the coding sequence ATGTTTCAACCACTCACCAAGTCCGGCCTCGGCAAGACCTGGGAGGACGCGCGCGTCTATCTCCGCCCGACCTGCTTCGTCGACCGCCCGCACGAGCTGGACGAGCATTGCCTGCGCATCGCCGACACGATGGTCTGGTTCGCGGCGTGGCATGTCAGCCTGCGCGACGATGGCGCGGTTAAATCGGCGATCGTGCCGGTCGCCGAACTCGACGGCTGGATCGCGGCGATGCCCGACCGGCTCGCCGAGGCAGCGACAGCACAGCGCGCCGGAGTGGCGCGGCCGCGCGGTAATCTCCAGCTCGGTGAGCGGACCGTCCGGCTGGGCGAGCCGCAGCTGATGGGCATTTTGAACGTCACCCCCGACAGCTTTTCCGACGGCGGCAAGCATGTCGATGCCGCCGCCGCGGCCGAAGCGGGTTTCGCGATGGGCGCTGCGGGCGCGGCGATTATCGACGTTGGCGGTGAATCGACGCGCCCCGGCGCGCCGCTGATCTGGGAAGGCGACGAGATCAAACGGATCGAGGGCGTCGTTGCCGCGCTGGGGAAAGGCGGCGTCGCGGTATCGATCGACACACGCAAGGCCGCGGTGATGGAGGCCGCGCTCGCGGCGGGCGCGCACATCGTCAACGATATTTCGGCGCTGCGCTACGACGACCGCGCGATGGAGGTCGTGGTCAGGGCGGGCTGCCCGGTGGTGCTGATGCACGCGCCGTCGGCGAAGAGCGATCCGCACGAGGGCGGCAATTACGCGCATGTTTTGTACGACGTCTACGACATGCTCGCCGAGCGCGTCGCGGCATGCGTCGCGGCGGGGATCGACCGCGCGAAGATCATCGTCGATCCGGGGCTAGGTTTCGGCAAGGGCGTCGGCGACAATCTCGCGCTGATCAACGGCCTTGCGCTGTTCCACACGCTCGGCTGCCCGATCCTGTTCGGCGCGAGCCGCAAGCGGATGATCGGCGCGCTCGATAACGAAGCCCCCGCCGATCAGCGGCTCGGCGGCACCGTCGCGCTGCACTATCAGGCGGCAACGCACGGTGCGCAGTTGCTGCGTGTCCATGACATTGCCGAGAACCGGCAAGCGCTGCGCATCTGGCGCGGGCTGCGCGACGCGGCGCTGACGGCTTAA
- a CDS encoding site-specific DNA-methyltransferase, translating into MGVMERVKAPATKQRTSKVDPADLPLDSILQGDCVEMMRSLPAASVDMIFADPPYNLQLGGDLLRPDGSQVDAVDDDWDKFDSLATYDRFTHAWLKEAKRILKPNGSIWVIGSYHNIFRVGTALQDNGYWILNDIVWRKANPMPNFKGTRFTNAHETLIWASMGEKSRYTFNYRAMKTLNDELQMRSDWLIPICGGQERLKKGGTKVHPTQKPEALLYRILLACSNPGDVILDPFFGTGTTGAVAKRLGRHFIGIEREDDYIAAANERIEMALPLDESAVRTMMAPKAATRVAFGTLVECGMIAPGTLLTDTKRRWKAKVRVDGSLDCEGQAPGSIHKVGAGVQGAPSCNGWTFWHIDTGKELRVIDAVRQDWLLANEA; encoded by the coding sequence ATGGGTGTGATGGAACGGGTCAAGGCGCCGGCGACGAAGCAGCGGACGTCCAAGGTCGACCCCGCGGACCTGCCGCTCGACAGCATCTTGCAGGGCGATTGCGTCGAGATGATGCGCAGCCTGCCCGCCGCGTCGGTCGACATGATCTTCGCCGATCCGCCCTATAATCTCCAGCTCGGCGGCGATCTGCTGCGTCCCGACGGCAGCCAGGTCGACGCGGTCGACGACGATTGGGACAAGTTCGACAGCCTTGCCACCTACGACCGTTTCACCCATGCTTGGCTCAAGGAAGCGAAGCGCATCCTGAAGCCGAACGGCAGCATCTGGGTGATCGGCAGCTATCACAACATCTTCCGCGTCGGCACCGCGCTCCAGGACAATGGCTACTGGATCCTCAACGACATCGTGTGGCGCAAGGCGAACCCGATGCCCAATTTCAAGGGCACGCGCTTCACCAATGCGCATGAGACGTTGATCTGGGCGTCGATGGGCGAAAAGTCGCGCTATACCTTCAACTATCGCGCGATGAAGACGCTGAACGACGAGCTTCAGATGCGTTCGGACTGGCTGATCCCGATCTGCGGCGGCCAGGAACGGCTCAAAAAGGGCGGCACCAAGGTGCACCCGACGCAGAAGCCCGAAGCCTTGCTCTATCGTATCCTGCTCGCCTGTTCGAACCCCGGCGACGTGATCCTCGATCCCTTTTTCGGTACCGGCACGACGGGTGCGGTCGCGAAGCGCCTCGGCCGCCATTTCATCGGCATCGAGCGCGAGGATGACTATATCGCCGCGGCGAACGAGCGCATCGAAATGGCGCTGCCGCTCGACGAGAGCGCGGTAAGGACGATGATGGCGCCGAAAGCCGCGACGCGCGTCGCGTTCGGCACGCTCGTCGAATGCGGGATGATCGCGCCGGGAACGCTGCTGACCGATACGAAGCGCCGCTGGAAGGCGAAGGTGCGCGTCGACGGCAGCCTCGATTGCGAAGGGCAGGCGCCGGGATCGATCCACAAGGTCGGCGCGGGGGTGCAGGGCGCGCCGAGCTGCAACGGCTGGACTTTCTGGCATATCGATACCGGCAAGGAATTGCGCGTGATCGACGCGGTGCGGCAGGACTGGCTGCTGGCGAACGAGGCTTAA
- a CDS encoding metalloregulator ArsR/SmtB family transcription factor: MSHAFDILGDPVRRRILELLADGQRASGEIVEVIAAEYAISQPAVSQHLRILRDSGFATSQADGRRRLYAVAPERFDEVDAWVQRFRRTWEPRFEALATEVARGKKARRAEDSCLPLARGAGGGPVSGSQERETYRPSPNPSRKREGN; this comes from the coding sequence ATGAGCCACGCCTTCGATATCCTCGGCGATCCGGTGCGCCGCCGTATTCTCGAACTGCTGGCAGACGGCCAGCGCGCGTCCGGCGAGATCGTCGAGGTGATCGCCGCCGAATACGCCATCTCGCAGCCGGCGGTGTCGCAGCATCTGCGCATCCTGCGCGACAGCGGTTTTGCGACCTCACAGGCCGACGGGCGGCGGCGGCTCTACGCCGTAGCGCCCGAACGCTTCGACGAGGTCGACGCGTGGGTGCAACGCTTCCGCCGCACTTGGGAACCGCGCTTCGAGGCGCTCGCGACCGAGGTCGCGCGCGGAAAGAAGGCGCGGCGGGCGGAAGATTCTTGCCTCCCGCTTGCGCGAGGGGCCGGGGGAGGGCCTGTTTCCGGGAGCCAAGAGCGGGAGACCTACAGGCCCTCCCCTAACCCCTCCCGCAAGCGGGAGGGGAATTAA
- a CDS encoding aa3-type cytochrome c oxidase subunit IV, whose protein sequence is MAQQEMKAANETYSGFLSLLKVGSIITAVVTLFVVLLIAS, encoded by the coding sequence ATGGCACAGCAGGAAATGAAGGCAGCGAACGAAACCTATTCGGGTTTCCTCAGCCTGCTAAAAGTCGGGTCGATCATCACCGCGGTGGTCACGCTCTTCGTCGTTCTCCTCATCGCCTCCTGA
- a CDS encoding SRPBCC family protein, translating into MPFDTIAQAAMVVRKVENVTHDGAPARAVVASRDYPSHIDDLWNAITDKARIPRWFAPVEGELELGGKYQIKGNAGGTVTACEPPKSFALTWEFGGGMSWVEVELAEAGVDSTRLTLRHIAPLDDKSEEFWDRFGPGAVGVGWDLSLLGLAWHLETGEAVQERFAEETWPLSDEGKAFATSSSDAWAAASIAYGTAADAATRAGANTTAFYTGGAAPE; encoded by the coding sequence ATGCCGTTCGATACCATCGCCCAGGCCGCCATGGTCGTCCGCAAGGTCGAGAATGTCACCCACGATGGCGCGCCGGCGCGCGCGGTCGTCGCCTCGCGCGACTATCCGTCCCATATCGACGATCTCTGGAACGCGATCACCGACAAGGCGCGCATCCCGCGCTGGTTCGCGCCGGTCGAGGGCGAGCTCGAACTCGGCGGAAAATATCAGATCAAGGGCAATGCCGGCGGCACCGTCACCGCGTGCGAACCGCCGAAGAGCTTCGCGCTCACTTGGGAATTCGGCGGAGGCATGAGCTGGGTCGAGGTCGAGCTGGCCGAAGCTGGCGTCGACAGCACGCGCCTGACCCTCCGTCATATCGCCCCGCTCGACGACAAGTCGGAGGAATTCTGGGACAGGTTCGGTCCCGGCGCGGTCGGCGTCGGCTGGGACCTGTCGCTGCTCGGGCTCGCTTGGCATCTCGAAACCGGCGAGGCGGTGCAAGAGCGCTTCGCCGAAGAGACATGGCCGTTGAGCGACGAAGGCAAGGCGTTCGCGACATCGAGTAGCGACGCGTGGGCCGCCGCGTCGATCGCTTATGGCACCGCCGCGGATGCCGCGACCCGCGCGGGCGCCAATACGACCGCCTTCTACACCGGCGGCGCCGCGCCCGAATGA
- a CDS encoding oxidoreductase has protein sequence MSRGFSADDVATQAGRRFLVTGANAGIGFEVSRVLAARGAHVIVACRDGDKAEGAINRIRADVPGAELSFQPLDLADLDQVRDAAKAIVAGPRIDVLVNNAGVMIPPKTLTEQGYELQFGVNHLGTFAFTGLVHPHVDDRIVITGSIAHKSGTMDYSDLSASRGYHNWSRYQMSKLANLLFMFELDRRLSAAGRATQAIGCHPGVALTELQRHLPLPLRALTPLASPFFNSAAQGAWPTLQAATGAHVQGGDYLGPQGLGEVTGRSGPARATRMARDPKLARELWMRSIELTGVDPGL, from the coding sequence ATGAGCAGGGGATTTTCGGCCGACGATGTCGCCACGCAGGCGGGGCGGCGTTTCCTTGTCACCGGCGCCAACGCCGGTATCGGTTTCGAAGTGTCCAGAGTCCTCGCCGCGCGCGGCGCGCACGTGATCGTCGCCTGTCGTGACGGCGACAAGGCCGAGGGGGCGATAAACCGCATCCGGGCCGATGTGCCGGGCGCCGAGCTGTCCTTCCAGCCGCTCGATCTCGCCGATCTCGATCAGGTCCGCGATGCCGCGAAGGCCATAGTCGCGGGGCCGCGGATCGACGTGCTGGTCAACAATGCCGGGGTCATGATCCCGCCCAAAACACTCACGGAACAGGGTTATGAGCTGCAATTCGGGGTGAATCATCTCGGCACCTTTGCCTTCACGGGCCTGGTCCATCCGCACGTCGACGATCGCATCGTCATCACCGGCAGCATCGCGCATAAAAGCGGGACGATGGATTACAGCGATCTGTCGGCGTCGCGCGGCTATCACAACTGGTCGCGTTACCAGATGAGCAAGCTCGCGAACCTGCTCTTCATGTTCGAGCTCGACCGCCGATTGAGCGCCGCGGGCCGCGCGACGCAGGCGATCGGTTGCCATCCCGGCGTCGCGCTCACCGAGTTGCAGCGCCACCTGCCGCTGCCGCTGCGCGCATTGACCCCGCTCGCGTCGCCTTTCTTCAACAGCGCGGCGCAAGGGGCGTGGCCGACGTTGCAGGCGGCGACGGGCGCGCATGTGCAGGGCGGCGACTATCTGGGGCCGCAGGGGCTGGGTGAAGTGACGGGCCGCTCGGGTCCGGCACGCGCGACGCGCATGGCGCGCGATCCGAAGCTGGCGCGCGAGCTGTGGATGCGCTCGATCGAACTGACGGGGGTCGATCCGGGTCTCTAA
- a CDS encoding DUF1272 domain-containing protein: MLEMRPDCEKCGRDLPADIHGAFICSFECTFCANCADRLDERCPNCGGDLLDRPLREGAALAKFPASTERKYKG; the protein is encoded by the coding sequence ATGCTTGAAATGCGACCCGATTGCGAAAAATGCGGACGCGATCTGCCCGCCGACATCCACGGCGCCTTCATCTGCTCGTTCGAATGCACTTTCTGTGCGAACTGCGCCGACAGGCTTGACGAGCGTTGCCCCAATTGCGGCGGCGACCTGCTCGACCGTCCGCTGCGCGAGGGGGCAGCGCTGGCGAAATTCCCGGCATCGACGGAGCGAAAGTATAAGGGGTGA